The Streptomyces sp. Mut1 genome window below encodes:
- a CDS encoding ricin-type beta-trefoil lectin domain protein, which produces MTVIVSLASALTWGSLTLEAAAIAPKPREEMAVQLPDLPESARTEQDDSAEKHLTTAPEEATTPYTPQAVEEWSPGVGTADLTDVAPGRMVPVENVPTVSLGVPEEGDPAALAGEWTVDLKAPADSQAAEVDGLLMEITPPATADPEAEVTVGVDYTSFADLYGPQAADRFGVVLLPNCVIDAPTEGECAPEAPADESADGGPADGDGVTASVQPLASEIEVVHPKTTAKLRAAAENEGGTPRTRRVVSATVPVSELLGSGTGSKASGAMRAAASDGTGSRAVGVLDTGASAAGDFTATPLQSSGSWAAGSSSGAFTYGYQVQVPEAAGLTPQVALSYSSQSVDGRTSATNNQASWIGDGWDYNAGSITRTYASCREDAKKAGANNATHKTGDLCWGSDNATLTLGGATTELVWDADQKEWFTANGDGSRIQIVKDTSKDNKDADGEYWIVTTRDGTKYHFGLNHLPGWSKGDPVTNSVLTVPVFGNHAGEPCYKAGDWKGSDCAQAWRWNLDYVEDVHGNAMSLWWKKDPNYYARNFNWKAPVKYDRDGYLAHIDYGQRKNTVFSAQAPGRVTFNVEERCYAEGSLKCDEANFTSKDPGKYRIWYDTPADLRCASGKMCWNAAPSFWSTKRLDSIQTSAQRRTDTTARQVVDRYALQQSFPSLRTGPNTALWLETVTRTGYARKGSTDASVKLNPVRFEANVDDMPNRVMRGDNDPRPGFSRLRIGRVINEYGGETVVTYKQPEGQCATGQGLPGKGDKAELKSNTRLCYPSFWHPDPEKEDIDWFHKYVVQEIEELPNVNGAYSTSTKYGYGTAGWRMAEQEFTKKSTRTYSQFAGFDRTTVITGADDKAIGSKKTKAVTRFFRGMGDSVPVKDITGTHIAYDREPFAGRIAEELTYAEATDADTDWLTRSVTVPEATELASRTRGDGLDPLKAWRVTEPRQLAYSKDGKGTVHTSETKTTHESKYGLPVRIETLQDKADPGLVGDVSCTELEYVHHTDKNLIGLTKQTLSTATPCATADFTDLKKLASGSRIAYDEGAYGAALTGSTRGLVTQTWSLKADGSGFQSDGTVGFDSLGRVVKATDPDGKSSTTAYAMTNGQTFGITETNSLGHTSTQEVEPGRGTTTTSTDANGHVSRSVFDPLGRLVQAWAPGRTPSTSAVPDFAVEYHISKNDPGEPDRLPPYVVTKGRGHKDRVETSVTIYDGLGRERQAQQEATGGGRLITDTLYNSSGEVWQTNNAYLATGKPSGQLFTPLADTAVPNATRYTYDGLGRVVKELPILSGSEIPARSTRYEYGADWSTVINPSGAASYRVRSDSMGRTTQVDTFTDAERTEFTSVKYEFDDLGRLVKAYSAQDSARTWTWKYDGRGRMVSATDPDAGTTTTTYDHRDRPLTTTDARGITVWTKYDELSRPTEQRLGGSTGDLVARSTYDTVPGGKGLPAGTVRVTDGQEYTMSVGGYTADYQPLSTTLSLPDSLATTWGLRKSYTSTYNYSDTGLLLDGTIPAAGAFDSEKLVVRYNEEGLPLSVSGKDWYGSEAMYSPYGELLRSTLGAQPHRVWALSGFDDASGALTDQQVYREQNGDTSLVGGKLASHRSYWYDNAGNVTGIRERSTGIQERQCFTYDPIGQLTEAWTSADLAHCADGPVKEGGALNVTAGPDDSGYWQQYEYDLLGNREKLTEKDLTGATAKDAVTTYAYGKADGSQPHTLTKVTKKYTTPAGAQVTAEAERLYELTGDTKQVTSLENGDTQDISWTWDGQVERLTGQGSGGRTSYVGLADKCLDLSGGKPAQNTPVNLYACNGAASQKWSFQVEPGQPDPDLGTMTFYDDTWCVAPGSSAAGAGLQLHKCDGSAGQKIKRNASGQLVHVGTGLCVAVKDGATADSTSTVLAACSASSAAQKWEAQNETRYLYGPDGSRLLTVQGKQATLHLGETEVTTQAAGKLVSTQRSYGAPGGSVLRFQDGNQKGSTLVAEVGDHQGSTYAEVAMTDGMPVRVRKQDPFGNERGSSASGTGLRTHAAFLGMTPDDASGYTQLGARMYDPAVGRFLSADPVLDVADPMQANGYAYAHNNPVTLSDPTGLAVSLTASETAAALAGAGLSAAQVSQAHSTMGKTITSVILSVAWDQLKGFIGLDDAMGCFGGSVMSCISLVVGAVPWGKLGRIPSLIKAVKRTAGAIQALNKAKKKAEKVIAAAKAAERKALAAKKAAIEKAKKAAQAAKKKAAEKKQTTSNKAVNETKKTGNSVQKQAQANSAPKVSSASATHRSSGGAKAGADKPGGAAGGSSRNKGGSSGDSGSGKAGGSCPVGNSFVPGTKVVMADGSTKAIEDVKVGDKVLVTDPETGRTTVRTVTAEIRGEGLKHLVEVTVDTDGDQGDETASVTATDGHPFWVEELGAWIDATDLKAGEWLRTSAGTHVQITAVARWTAAGETVHNLTVRDTHTYYVLAGATPVLVHNSGGTECGASGLQQRAEDLQNQVGWSGTTAVARVRSLADPDRIETWVASNKTYLPTNWRKNNSLNPGETFIQLKGHAEDSIMEALDVGDGWEIIEGGTSTGVCWGICHPRLTSSGVTVGGPEFGSSKNNSPWRMFWKK; this is translated from the coding sequence ATGACAGTGATCGTCTCGTTGGCGTCGGCGCTCACCTGGGGCAGCCTGACGCTTGAGGCGGCGGCCATCGCGCCGAAACCCCGCGAGGAGATGGCGGTCCAGCTCCCCGACCTGCCGGAGAGCGCGCGGACGGAGCAGGACGACAGTGCCGAGAAGCACCTGACGACCGCGCCCGAGGAGGCCACCACCCCCTACACCCCGCAGGCCGTGGAGGAGTGGTCACCGGGTGTGGGCACCGCCGACCTGACGGACGTGGCGCCGGGGCGGATGGTCCCGGTCGAGAACGTGCCGACGGTCTCGCTCGGCGTACCCGAGGAAGGCGATCCGGCCGCGCTGGCCGGTGAGTGGACCGTCGACCTGAAGGCGCCGGCGGACTCGCAGGCCGCCGAGGTCGACGGCCTGCTGATGGAGATCACCCCGCCGGCCACCGCCGACCCGGAGGCCGAGGTCACCGTCGGGGTCGACTACACGTCGTTCGCCGATCTGTACGGCCCGCAGGCCGCCGACCGGTTCGGCGTCGTCCTGCTGCCCAACTGCGTGATCGACGCGCCGACCGAGGGCGAGTGCGCCCCCGAGGCGCCGGCCGACGAGTCGGCGGACGGCGGGCCGGCGGACGGCGACGGCGTGACGGCGTCGGTGCAGCCGCTGGCCAGCGAGATCGAGGTGGTCCACCCGAAGACCACCGCCAAGCTGCGCGCCGCCGCCGAGAACGAGGGCGGGACCCCGCGGACCCGCCGGGTCGTCTCCGCCACCGTCCCGGTGTCCGAACTCCTGGGGTCCGGTACCGGATCGAAGGCGTCCGGCGCCATGCGGGCGGCCGCGTCGGACGGGACCGGCTCCCGCGCCGTCGGCGTACTGGACACCGGAGCCTCGGCGGCGGGCGACTTCACCGCCACCCCGCTCCAGTCGTCCGGTTCCTGGGCGGCCGGTTCGTCCTCCGGCGCCTTCACCTACGGCTACCAGGTGCAGGTCCCCGAGGCGGCCGGCCTGACCCCCCAGGTGGCACTGTCCTACTCCTCCCAGTCGGTGGACGGCCGGACATCGGCCACCAACAACCAGGCCTCCTGGATCGGTGACGGCTGGGACTACAACGCGGGTTCCATCACCCGCACCTACGCCTCCTGCCGCGAGGACGCCAAGAAGGCGGGCGCCAACAACGCCACCCACAAGACGGGCGACCTGTGCTGGGGCTCGGACAACGCCACCCTGACGCTCGGCGGAGCGACGACCGAACTGGTCTGGGACGCGGACCAGAAGGAGTGGTTCACCGCCAACGGTGACGGCTCCCGGATCCAGATCGTCAAGGACACGTCCAAGGACAACAAGGACGCCGACGGCGAGTACTGGATCGTCACCACCCGCGACGGCACCAAGTACCACTTCGGTCTGAACCACCTGCCGGGCTGGTCCAAGGGAGACCCGGTCACCAACTCGGTCCTGACCGTCCCGGTCTTCGGCAACCACGCGGGCGAGCCCTGCTACAAGGCCGGCGACTGGAAGGGCTCCGACTGCGCGCAGGCATGGCGCTGGAACCTCGACTACGTCGAGGACGTCCACGGCAACGCCATGTCCCTGTGGTGGAAGAAGGACCCCAACTACTACGCGCGGAACTTCAACTGGAAGGCCCCGGTCAAGTACGACCGCGACGGCTACCTCGCGCACATCGACTACGGCCAGCGCAAGAACACCGTCTTCTCCGCTCAGGCCCCCGGCCGCGTCACCTTCAACGTCGAGGAGCGGTGCTACGCCGAAGGCTCCCTCAAGTGCGACGAGGCCAACTTCACGTCCAAGGACCCCGGCAAGTACCGCATCTGGTACGACACCCCGGCCGACCTGCGGTGCGCGTCCGGCAAGATGTGCTGGAACGCCGCACCGTCGTTCTGGTCCACCAAGCGCCTGGATTCGATCCAGACGTCCGCGCAGCGGCGCACCGACACCACGGCCCGTCAGGTGGTGGACCGCTACGCACTCCAGCAGTCCTTCCCCTCCCTGCGCACCGGCCCGAACACCGCCCTGTGGCTTGAGACCGTCACCCGCACCGGCTACGCCCGCAAGGGTTCCACCGACGCGAGCGTGAAGCTCAACCCGGTCCGGTTCGAGGCGAACGTGGACGACATGCCCAACCGCGTGATGCGGGGCGACAACGACCCCCGTCCGGGCTTCTCGCGCCTGCGCATCGGCCGGGTGATCAACGAGTACGGCGGCGAGACCGTCGTCACCTACAAGCAGCCGGAAGGACAGTGCGCCACCGGCCAGGGCCTGCCCGGCAAGGGCGACAAGGCCGAGCTGAAGAGCAACACGCGTCTGTGCTACCCGTCCTTCTGGCACCCGGACCCGGAGAAGGAGGACATCGACTGGTTCCACAAGTACGTGGTCCAGGAGATCGAGGAACTCCCCAACGTCAACGGCGCCTACTCGACCAGCACCAAGTACGGCTACGGCACCGCCGGCTGGAGGATGGCCGAGCAGGAGTTCACGAAGAAGTCCACGCGGACGTACTCGCAGTTCGCCGGATTCGACCGGACCACCGTGATCACGGGCGCCGACGACAAGGCGATCGGCAGCAAGAAGACCAAGGCCGTCACCCGGTTCTTCCGCGGCATGGGCGACAGCGTGCCGGTCAAGGACATCACCGGCACGCACATCGCGTACGACCGTGAACCGTTCGCCGGCCGCATAGCCGAGGAGCTCACCTACGCCGAGGCCACCGACGCGGACACCGACTGGCTGACCCGCTCCGTCACCGTTCCGGAGGCCACCGAACTGGCCTCCCGCACCCGGGGCGACGGCCTCGACCCGCTGAAGGCGTGGCGGGTCACCGAACCCCGCCAGCTGGCCTACAGCAAGGACGGCAAGGGAACCGTCCACACGTCGGAGACGAAGACCACCCACGAGTCGAAGTACGGCCTGCCGGTCCGGATCGAGACCCTTCAGGACAAGGCCGACCCCGGTCTCGTCGGTGACGTCTCCTGCACCGAGCTGGAGTACGTCCACCACACGGACAAGAACCTCATCGGCCTGACCAAGCAGACCCTGAGCACCGCCACCCCGTGCGCCACGGCGGACTTCACCGACCTGAAGAAGCTCGCCTCCGGCTCCCGTATCGCCTACGACGAGGGCGCGTACGGTGCCGCGCTGACCGGCTCCACCCGGGGCCTGGTCACCCAGACCTGGTCGCTGAAGGCCGACGGCTCGGGCTTCCAGTCCGACGGCACCGTCGGGTTCGACTCCCTGGGCCGGGTGGTGAAGGCCACCGACCCGGACGGCAAGTCGTCCACCACGGCCTACGCCATGACGAACGGCCAGACCTTCGGCATCACCGAGACCAACTCGCTGGGCCACACCTCCACCCAGGAGGTCGAGCCCGGCCGCGGCACCACCACGACGAGCACCGACGCCAACGGACACGTCTCCCGTTCCGTGTTCGACCCGCTGGGCCGGCTCGTCCAGGCCTGGGCCCCCGGCCGCACCCCGTCGACGTCCGCCGTGCCGGACTTCGCCGTCGAGTACCACATATCGAAGAACGACCCGGGCGAACCGGACCGCCTTCCGCCGTACGTGGTCACCAAGGGCCGCGGGCACAAGGACCGTGTCGAGACCTCCGTCACGATCTACGACGGTCTGGGCCGTGAGCGTCAGGCGCAGCAGGAGGCGACCGGCGGCGGCCGGCTGATCACCGACACGCTGTACAACAGCTCGGGCGAGGTCTGGCAGACCAACAACGCCTACCTGGCCACCGGCAAGCCGAGCGGTCAGCTCTTCACCCCGCTCGCCGACACCGCCGTGCCGAACGCGACCCGCTACACCTACGACGGCCTGGGCCGCGTGGTGAAGGAACTGCCGATCCTCAGCGGCAGCGAGATACCGGCCCGTTCGACCCGCTACGAGTACGGCGCCGACTGGTCCACGGTCATCAACCCCTCCGGTGCGGCCTCCTACCGCGTCCGGTCCGACTCGATGGGCCGCACCACCCAGGTCGACACCTTCACCGACGCCGAACGCACCGAGTTCACCTCGGTGAAGTACGAGTTCGACGACCTCGGCCGGCTCGTGAAGGCGTACAGCGCACAGGACTCCGCGCGCACCTGGACCTGGAAGTACGACGGGCGCGGCCGGATGGTCTCCGCCACCGACCCGGACGCCGGAACCACCACCACGACGTACGACCACCGCGACCGGCCCCTCACCACGACCGACGCGCGCGGGATCACCGTCTGGACGAAGTACGACGAGCTGTCCCGGCCCACCGAGCAGCGCCTCGGCGGTTCCACCGGCGACCTGGTCGCCCGGAGCACGTACGACACCGTGCCGGGCGGCAAGGGCCTGCCGGCCGGCACGGTCCGGGTCACCGACGGCCAGGAGTACACGATGTCGGTCGGCGGCTACACCGCCGACTACCAGCCGCTCTCCACCACGCTGTCGCTCCCGGACTCCCTCGCCACCACCTGGGGCCTGCGGAAGTCCTACACCTCCACGTACAACTACAGCGACACCGGCCTCCTGCTGGACGGCACCATCCCCGCGGCGGGCGCGTTCGACAGCGAGAAGCTGGTCGTCCGCTACAACGAGGAGGGGCTGCCGCTCTCGGTCTCCGGCAAGGACTGGTACGGCTCCGAGGCCATGTACTCCCCGTACGGTGAGCTGCTGCGCTCCACGCTGGGTGCTCAGCCCCACCGGGTGTGGGCGCTCTCCGGCTTCGACGACGCCTCCGGTGCCCTCACCGACCAGCAGGTGTACCGGGAGCAGAACGGCGACACCTCACTGGTCGGCGGCAAGCTCGCCTCCCACCGGTCGTACTGGTACGACAACGCGGGCAACGTCACCGGCATCCGGGAGCGCTCGACCGGCATCCAGGAACGCCAGTGCTTCACCTACGACCCGATCGGCCAGCTGACCGAGGCGTGGACCTCCGCCGACCTCGCCCACTGCGCCGACGGCCCGGTCAAGGAGGGCGGGGCGCTCAATGTGACGGCCGGCCCGGACGACTCCGGCTACTGGCAGCAGTACGAGTACGACCTGCTCGGCAACCGCGAGAAGCTCACCGAGAAGGACCTCACCGGCGCCACCGCCAAGGACGCGGTGACGACCTACGCCTACGGCAAGGCGGACGGCTCCCAGCCGCACACCCTGACCAAGGTGACCAAGAAGTACACCACCCCGGCCGGCGCCCAGGTCACGGCGGAGGCCGAGCGGCTCTACGAGCTCACGGGTGACACCAAGCAGGTCACCTCGCTGGAGAACGGCGACACCCAGGACATCAGCTGGACCTGGGACGGCCAGGTGGAGCGCCTCACCGGCCAGGGCAGTGGCGGCCGGACCTCCTACGTCGGCCTCGCCGACAAGTGCCTGGACCTGAGCGGCGGCAAGCCGGCCCAGAACACGCCGGTCAACCTGTACGCCTGCAACGGGGCGGCGAGCCAGAAGTGGTCCTTCCAGGTGGAGCCGGGCCAGCCGGACCCGGACCTGGGCACGATGACCTTCTACGACGACACGTGGTGCGTCGCGCCCGGCTCGTCCGCCGCGGGGGCCGGTCTGCAGCTCCACAAGTGCGACGGCTCCGCCGGCCAGAAGATCAAGCGCAATGCCTCGGGCCAGCTGGTGCACGTCGGCACCGGCCTGTGCGTCGCGGTCAAGGACGGCGCCACCGCCGACAGCACCTCCACCGTCCTCGCCGCCTGCTCGGCCTCCTCGGCCGCGCAGAAGTGGGAGGCGCAGAACGAGACCCGTTACCTCTACGGTCCGGACGGCAGCCGTCTGCTGACCGTTCAGGGCAAGCAGGCCACACTGCACCTGGGGGAGACCGAGGTCACCACGCAGGCGGCCGGCAAGCTGGTCTCCACGCAGCGCAGCTACGGGGCGCCCGGCGGCAGCGTGCTGCGGTTCCAGGACGGCAACCAGAAGGGCAGCACGCTGGTCGCCGAGGTCGGTGACCACCAGGGCAGTACGTATGCCGAGGTCGCCATGACCGACGGGATGCCGGTGCGGGTCCGTAAGCAGGACCCGTTCGGCAACGAGCGTGGGTCCTCCGCCTCGGGTACCGGTCTCCGGACCCATGCGGCGTTCCTGGGCATGACCCCGGACGATGCCTCCGGCTACACCCAACTGGGTGCCCGTATGTACGACCCGGCCGTCGGGCGCTTCCTGTCGGCGGACCCGGTGCTGGACGTCGCGGACCCGATGCAGGCCAACGGGTACGCCTACGCCCACAACAACCCCGTGACGCTGTCCGACCCGACGGGTCTGGCGGTCTCCCTGACGGCGTCGGAGACGGCGGCGGCGCTGGCCGGCGCGGGTCTGTCGGCGGCGCAGGTCTCCCAGGCCCACTCGACCATGGGCAAGACCATCACCTCGGTGATCCTGTCGGTCGCCTGGGACCAGTTGAAGGGCTTCATCGGCCTCGACGACGCCATGGGCTGCTTCGGCGGCAGCGTGATGTCCTGCATCAGCCTCGTCGTCGGCGCGGTTCCCTGGGGCAAGCTCGGCCGGATCCCCTCCCTCATCAAGGCCGTCAAGCGCACGGCCGGCGCCATCCAGGCGCTCAACAAGGCGAAGAAGAAGGCAGAGAAGGTCATCGCCGCGGCCAAGGCCGCGGAGAGGAAGGCGCTCGCCGCGAAGAAGGCGGCGATCGAGAAGGCCAAGAAGGCGGCGCAGGCCGCGAAGAAGAAGGCGGCGGAGAAGAAACAGACAACCAGCAACAAGGCCGTCAACGAGACCAAGAAAACCGGGAACTCGGTCCAGAAACAGGCCCAGGCCAATTCGGCACCGAAGGTCTCCTCGGCCTCGGCCACCCACCGGAGTTCGGGCGGCGCCAAGGCCGGCGCCGACAAGCCCGGTGGCGCCGCCGGTGGTTCCTCGCGGAACAAGGGCGGCAGCAGCGGCGACAGCGGCTCCGGCAAGGCGGGCGGGAGCTGCCCGGTCGGCAACAGCTTCGTTCCCGGTACCAAGGTCGTGATGGCCGACGGCTCGACGAAGGCCATCGAGGACGTCAAGGTCGGCGACAAGGTCCTGGTCACCGACCCGGAGACCGGGAGGACGACGGTCCGGACCGTCACCGCCGAGATCAGGGGCGAGGGCCTCAAGCACCTGGTCGAGGTCACCGTCGACACCGACGGCGACCAGGGCGACGAGACCGCCTCGGTCACCGCGACCGACGGCCACCCCTTCTGGGTCGAGGAACTCGGCGCCTGGATCGACGCCACCGACCTCAAGGCGGGCGAATGGCTCCGCACCAGCGCAGGCACCCACGTCCAGATCACCGCGGTCGCACGCTGGACCGCGGCGGGCGAGACCGTCCACAACCTCACCGTCCGTGACACCCACACGTACTATGTGCTGGCGGGCGCCACTCCGGTGCTCGTTCACAACAGTGGTGGTACCGAGTGTGGTGCGTCCGGCCTTCAGCAGCGGGCTGAGGATCTTCAGAACCAGGTCGGCTGGAGCGGGACGACAGCCGTGGCCCGGGTACGGAGCCTGGCCGATCCGGACCGGATCGAGACCTGGGTGGCCAGCAACAAGACGTATCTGCCGACGAACTGGCGGAAGAACAACTCGCTGAATCCGGGGGAGACCTTCATCCAGCTCAAGGGGCACGCGGAGGACTCCATTATGGAAGCCCTTGATGTCGGTGATGGTTGGGAAATCATCGAAGGCGGCACATCTACCGGTGTCTGCTGGGGGATCTGTCACCCCAGGCTGACATCCAGTGGTGTGACCGTGGGGGGACCTGAATTCGGAAGCAGCAAGAACAACTCCCCCTGGAGAATGTTTTGGAAGAAGTAG
- the argG gene encoding argininosuccinate synthase gives MSKVLTSLPAGERVGIAFSGGLDTSVAVAWMRDKGAVPCTYTADIGQYDEPDIASVPGRAKAYGAELARLVDCRAALVEEGLAALTCGAFHIRSGGRAYFNTTPLGRAVTGTLLVRAMLEDDVQIWGDGSTFKGNDIERFYRYGLLANPHLRIYKPWLDADFVTELGGRKEMSEWLVAHGLPYRDSTEKAYSTDANIWGATHEAKTLEHLNTGVETVEPIMGVRFWDPSVEIETEDVTIGFDQGRPLTINGEKFETAVDLVMRANAIGGRHGMGMSDQIENRIIEAKSRGIYEAPGMALLHAAYERLVNAIHNEDTLAQYHNEGRRLGRLMYEGRWLDPQALMVRESIQRWVGTAVTGEVTLRLRRGEDYSILDTTGPAFSYHPDKLSMERTEDSAFGPVDRIGQLTMRNLDIADSRAKLEQYAGLGMIGNANPAIGAAQAAATGLIGSLPEGGAEAIASRGEVSDADEMLDRAAMESGTD, from the coding sequence ATGTCCAAGGTCCTCACCTCCCTGCCCGCCGGCGAACGCGTCGGCATCGCCTTCTCGGGCGGCCTCGACACCTCGGTCGCGGTCGCCTGGATGCGTGACAAGGGCGCAGTCCCCTGCACCTACACCGCCGACATCGGCCAGTACGACGAGCCCGACATCGCGTCGGTGCCGGGCCGCGCCAAGGCGTACGGCGCCGAGCTGGCCCGCCTGGTCGACTGCCGCGCCGCGCTCGTCGAGGAGGGCCTGGCCGCGCTGACGTGCGGAGCGTTCCACATCCGCTCGGGCGGCCGGGCGTACTTCAACACCACGCCGCTGGGCCGCGCGGTCACCGGCACGCTCCTGGTCCGGGCGATGCTTGAGGACGACGTGCAGATCTGGGGCGACGGCTCCACCTTCAAGGGCAACGACATCGAGCGGTTCTACCGCTACGGCCTGCTGGCCAACCCGCACCTGCGGATCTACAAGCCCTGGCTGGACGCGGACTTCGTGACGGAGCTCGGCGGCCGCAAGGAGATGTCGGAGTGGCTGGTCGCCCACGGCCTGCCCTACCGCGACAGCACCGAGAAGGCGTACTCCACCGACGCCAACATCTGGGGCGCCACCCACGAGGCCAAGACCCTGGAGCACCTGAACACCGGGGTGGAGACCGTCGAGCCGATCATGGGCGTGCGGTTCTGGGACCCGTCGGTCGAGATCGAGACCGAGGACGTCACGATCGGCTTCGACCAGGGCCGGCCGCTCACGATCAACGGCGAGAAGTTCGAGACCGCCGTCGACCTGGTGATGAGGGCCAACGCCATCGGCGGCCGTCACGGCATGGGCATGTCCGACCAGATCGAGAACCGGATCATCGAGGCCAAGAGCCGCGGCATCTACGAGGCCCCCGGCATGGCCCTGCTGCACGCCGCGTACGAGCGCCTGGTCAACGCCATCCACAACGAGGACACCCTCGCCCAGTACCACAACGAGGGCCGCCGCCTCGGCCGGCTGATGTACGAGGGCCGCTGGCTGGACCCGCAGGCGCTGATGGTCCGCGAGTCGATCCAGCGCTGGGTCGGCACGGCCGTCACCGGCGAGGTCACCCTGCGGCTGCGGCGCGGCGAGGACTACTCGATCCTCGACACCACGGGTCCGGCGTTCAGCTACCACCCGGACAAGCTCTCCATGGAGCGCACCGAGGACTCCGCGTTCGGCCCGGTCGACCGCATCGGCCAGCTCACCATGCGCAACCTCGACATCGCCGACTCCCGCGCCAAGCTGGAGCAGTACGCGGGCCTCGGCATGATCGGCAACGCCAACCCGGCGATCGGCGCGGCCCAGGCCGCCGCGACCGGCCTGATCGGCTCCCTCCCCGAGGGCGGCGCCGAGGCCATCGCCTCCCGCGGCGAGGTCTCCGACGCGGACGAGATGCTGGACCGCGCGGCGATGGAGTCCGGGACGGACTAA
- a CDS encoding DUF4396 domain-containing protein, translating into MDHAHGPHDHHPGHTDHTARGGHASWRTAAQATLHCLTGCAIGEVLGMVIGTAAGLHNGATVALSIALAFVFGYALTMRGVLRAGVPLRRALKVALAADTLSIAVMEVIDNTVMVTIPGAMDAGLADVLFWGALAGSLALAFVITTPVNRWMIGRGKGHAVVHAYH; encoded by the coding sequence ATGGACCACGCGCACGGCCCCCACGACCACCACCCCGGGCACACCGACCACACCGCCCGCGGCGGCCACGCCTCCTGGCGCACGGCCGCGCAGGCCACCCTGCACTGCCTCACCGGCTGCGCCATCGGCGAGGTGCTCGGCATGGTGATCGGCACGGCGGCCGGCCTGCACAACGGGGCCACCGTGGCCCTCTCCATCGCCCTGGCCTTCGTCTTCGGCTACGCGCTGACCATGCGCGGCGTCCTGCGCGCGGGCGTGCCCCTGCGCCGGGCCCTGAAGGTGGCCCTGGCCGCGGACACGCTGTCGATCGCCGTCATGGAGGTCATCGACAACACCGTCATGGTGACCATCCCCGGCGCCATGGACGCGGGCCTGGCCGACGTCCTCTTCTGGGGCGCGCTGGCCGGCTCCCTGGCCCTCGCCTTCGTCATCACGACGCCGGTGAACCGTTGGATGATCGGGCGCGGCAAGGGCCACGCCGTGGTCCACGCCTACCACTGA
- a CDS encoding dihydrofolate reductase family protein yields the protein MTQLLRVQNFTVSTDGVAAGEDQTLERPFGGHVDPGRLFSWAGATASWPNRTDPGGSRGLDDYMTRDFAHNIGAEIMGRNKFGPQRGPWEDHEWQGWWGDEPPFHTPVFVLTHHERPSITLSDTTFHFVAGDPAAVLGQAREAARGKDVRLGGGATTIKEFLDADLVDTLHVAVAPVELGTGIRLWDSPDDLRDRFHLDVVPSPSGVTHHLFWRK from the coding sequence GTGACTCAACTGCTGCGGGTCCAGAATTTCACCGTCTCCACGGACGGCGTCGCCGCCGGCGAGGACCAGACCCTGGAGCGGCCCTTCGGCGGCCATGTGGACCCGGGGCGGCTGTTCTCCTGGGCCGGGGCCACGGCGAGCTGGCCCAACCGGACCGACCCGGGCGGGAGCCGGGGGCTGGACGACTACATGACGCGGGACTTCGCGCACAACATCGGCGCCGAGATCATGGGCCGCAACAAGTTCGGTCCGCAGCGCGGCCCCTGGGAGGACCACGAGTGGCAGGGCTGGTGGGGCGACGAACCGCCCTTCCACACCCCGGTGTTCGTCCTGACCCACCACGAACGCCCGTCGATCACGCTCTCCGACACCACGTTCCACTTCGTGGCCGGCGACCCGGCCGCGGTCCTCGGACAGGCGCGGGAGGCCGCGCGGGGCAAGGACGTCCGGCTCGGCGGCGGGGCGACGACCATCAAGGAGTTCCTGGACGCCGACCTGGTCGACACCCTGCACGTGGCGGTCGCGCCGGTGGAGCTGGGGACGGGTATCCGGCTCTGGGACTCCCCGGACGACCTTCGCGACCGGTTCCACCTGGACGTCGTACCGAGCCCGAGCGGGGTGACGCACCACCTGTTCTGGCGGAAGTAG